The following proteins are encoded in a genomic region of Pseudodesulfovibrio mercurii:
- a CDS encoding histidine phosphatase family protein, translated as MIVLLRHARTEGGRGMCVGRTPLLLSPEGHVQALDLAGCFVEIPWARLCSSPARRARETLSPLAARLGRVVDILPALDEIDMGAWDGLPFEVLRERFPEAYAARGQGLGRFRVPGGESFADVADRAMAVLEELARGPQPVLAATHAGVLRAVRCRLTGHPLDDLFRFTPGNAQCTVLGTDGGLSLAAADLDAPAVRELF; from the coding sequence GTGATCGTGCTCCTGCGCCATGCCCGGACCGAGGGCGGCCGGGGGATGTGCGTGGGGCGCACGCCCCTGCTTCTCTCGCCCGAGGGACACGTCCAGGCCCTGGACCTGGCCGGATGTTTCGTGGAGATTCCGTGGGCGCGGCTCTGTTCCAGCCCGGCGCGCCGGGCGCGGGAGACCCTGAGCCCGCTGGCCGCCCGGCTGGGCAGGGTCGTGGACATCCTGCCCGCCCTGGACGAGATCGACATGGGCGCGTGGGACGGGTTGCCCTTCGAGGTCCTCCGTGAGCGGTTTCCCGAGGCCTACGCGGCGCGCGGGCAGGGGCTCGGCCGGTTCCGGGTGCCGGGCGGGGAGAGCTTCGCCGACGTGGCCGACCGGGCCATGGCCGTTTTGGAGGAGTTGGCCCGAGGTCCGCAGCCGGTGCTGGCGGCGACCCACGCGGGCGTGCTCCGGGCGGTGCGCTGCCGTCTGACCGGCCATCCCCTGGACGATCTGTTCCGCTTCACGCCGGGCAACGCGCAGTGCACGGTCCTCGGCACGGACGGCGGGTTGTCCCTTGCCGCTGCCGACCTGGACGCGCCTGCGGTGCGCGAACTGTTCTGA
- a CDS encoding DVU_1553 family AMP-dependent CoA ligase produces the protein MGRSHLDCWLAGRMGRDATPTRPELRAWLLERLRELVDHARRGSPFYARHFADVSGADISSLEDFARLPEISPELLQTTPDALLSVSRSEIERVVTLSSSGTTGEPKRIFHTAADLEATVDFFGWGMANMVEPGGTALVLLPGERPGGVGRLLGEALARHGSRVVAIGELTDAGAAVERCLAEKAACVVGSPAHVNLLAHAWAARGLPKGGIRSALLCWDVIPDAVRASVAERLGCRVFRHWGMIETGLGGAVECAPGSGMHLRETDVFVEIVDPRTGALLPDGEFGDMVVTTPLKMGMPIIRYRTGDVGRILPGACGCGSPLRRLDPLVRRRRDGVTLASGSLTLRELNEILYGLPGVADFAARLEGDTLRVTVCGSEPADAVLAALKGAPAVAGGLVQGTLKVDIENRHDAAPAVPGLAKRRITTGVA, from the coding sequence ATGGGCCGGTCCCATCTTGATTGCTGGCTGGCCGGGCGCATGGGGCGCGACGCGACGCCGACCCGGCCCGAGCTGCGCGCCTGGCTGCTGGAGCGGCTGCGGGAGCTGGTGGACCACGCCCGGCGGGGCAGTCCGTTCTACGCCCGCCACTTCGCGGACGTGTCCGGCGCGGACATTTCGTCCCTGGAGGACTTCGCCCGGTTGCCGGAGATATCCCCGGAGCTGCTGCAGACCACCCCGGACGCGCTCCTGAGTGTGTCCCGCAGCGAGATCGAACGGGTGGTCACCCTGTCCAGCTCCGGGACCACGGGCGAGCCCAAGCGCATCTTCCACACGGCCGCCGACCTTGAGGCCACGGTGGATTTTTTCGGCTGGGGCATGGCCAACATGGTCGAGCCGGGCGGCACGGCCCTGGTGCTCCTGCCCGGCGAACGGCCCGGCGGGGTGGGGCGACTGCTCGGCGAGGCCCTGGCGCGGCACGGCTCCAGGGTCGTGGCCATCGGCGAACTGACGGACGCCGGGGCGGCCGTGGAGCGGTGCCTGGCCGAGAAGGCCGCCTGCGTGGTCGGCTCCCCGGCCCACGTCAACCTGCTGGCCCACGCCTGGGCCGCGCGCGGCCTGCCCAAGGGGGGCATCCGGTCCGCGCTGCTCTGCTGGGACGTCATCCCTGACGCGGTCCGGGCCAGCGTGGCCGAGCGGCTGGGCTGTCGGGTCTTCCGCCACTGGGGCATGATCGAGACCGGCCTGGGCGGGGCCGTGGAGTGCGCGCCCGGTTCGGGCATGCACCTGCGCGAGACCGACGTCTTCGTTGAGATCGTGGACCCGCGCACGGGCGCCTTGCTGCCGGACGGCGAGTTCGGCGACATGGTCGTGACCACGCCGCTCAAGATGGGCATGCCGATCATCCGCTACCGCACCGGGGACGTGGGCCGCATCCTGCCCGGCGCGTGCGGTTGCGGCAGTCCCCTGCGTCGGCTGGACCCGCTGGTCCGGCGCAGGCGCGACGGTGTGACCCTGGCCTCCGGTAGCCTGACCCTGCGGGAACTGAACGAGATTTTGTACGGCCTGCCGGGCGTGGCCGATTTCGCGGCCCGGCTGGAGGGCGACACCCTGCGCGTCACGGTCTGCGGCAGCGAGCCGGCGGACGCGGTCCTGGCGGCCCTGAAGGGAGCGCCCGCCGTGGCCGGGGGACTTGTCCAAGGCACCCTGAAGGTGGATATTGAGAACAGGCATGACGCCGCGCCCGCCGTCCCAGGACTGGCCAAGCGGCGCATAACGACAGGAGTTGCATGA
- a CDS encoding XdhC/CoxI family protein produces the protein MMKAFVRDVAGLVRAEEPFVLATVVESSGSTPRSSGAKMAVRPDGSIFGTVGGGLAEAQACRAAVEMLTNGAKDGEARLMFVDMTQELAANSDMICGGGLSLLLEMAAPGGDCARVYAELDHRLRTGAISTLTTRIHGGKTPRILGHELLFGRSVGEEPVFSREADPMVLDEPFIPPAPLYIFGAGHVSRFTARVAAMVGFRTVVLDDRADYANRERFPEVDEVVVLDSFEGCCDAFKDDPEAFVVIVTRGHLHDRNVLAEALRTRAHYVGMIGSSTKRNKIYDSLLADGFTQADIDRCYSPIGLPIGGRTPEEIAVSIVGELIQVRAGKQ, from the coding sequence ATGATGAAAGCGTTTGTGCGCGACGTGGCCGGACTGGTGCGGGCCGAGGAGCCCTTTGTCCTGGCCACGGTGGTGGAGAGTTCCGGGTCCACGCCCCGGTCTTCGGGCGCGAAGATGGCCGTGCGGCCCGACGGGTCCATTTTCGGCACCGTGGGCGGCGGTCTGGCCGAGGCCCAGGCCTGCCGGGCGGCCGTGGAGATGTTGACGAACGGCGCCAAGGACGGCGAGGCCAGGCTGATGTTCGTGGACATGACCCAGGAACTGGCCGCGAATTCCGACATGATCTGCGGCGGCGGGCTGTCCCTGCTCCTGGAAATGGCCGCTCCGGGCGGTGATTGCGCCCGCGTCTACGCCGAACTCGATCACCGGTTGCGCACGGGGGCGATCTCCACGCTGACCACGCGCATCCACGGCGGCAAGACCCCGCGCATCCTCGGGCACGAGCTGCTGTTCGGCAGGTCGGTCGGCGAGGAGCCGGTCTTTTCGCGCGAGGCCGACCCCATGGTCCTGGACGAACCGTTCATCCCGCCCGCGCCGCTGTACATTTTCGGGGCCGGGCACGTGTCCCGGTTCACCGCGCGGGTGGCGGCCATGGTCGGCTTCCGCACCGTGGTCCTGGACGATCGCGCGGACTACGCCAACCGCGAGCGGTTCCCCGAGGTGGACGAGGTGGTGGTCCTCGACTCCTTCGAGGGGTGCTGCGATGCCTTCAAGGACGATCCCGAGGCCTTCGTGGTCATCGTCACGCGCGGCCACCTGCACGACCGCAACGTCCTGGCCGAGGCCCTGCGCACCAGGGCGCACTACGTGGGCATGATCGGCAGCTCCACCAAGCGGAACAAGATTTACGACTCCCTGCTGGCCGACGGTTTCACCCAGGCCGACATCGATCGCTGCTACAGCCCCATCGGGCTGCCCATCGGCGGGCGGACCCCGGAGGAAATCGCGGTCAGTATCGTGGGCGAACTCATCCAGGTCCGGGCGGGCAAGCAATGA
- a CDS encoding DVU_1551 family NTP transferase: MKGLTAIIPAAGLSSRVGRFKPLLPLDGGTVLSRCVRLFRTCGVERVVVVTGKRADEVAACAMEAGAEAVHNAAFEQGMYSSVLTGVRALEPDVDAFFMLPADIPLVRPETVTRLMDAYSRTRSTVLYPRFAGKRGHPPIIAAEVVPDILAHDGSGGLRTVLSRFEAGARDLDVADFGISYDLDHLEDYEMALAVAGIGYPLADECRELFRLQGVSDHIRNHCRAVAAVASALCERLNGRLDERRAAGTRVVRLDPGLVLGAALTHDIGKGTKRHEAAGAELLRAHGFPAAADVVGAHFDVALADDAPITEKEVVFLADKLVRCHGPVPLADRYMEKVAMYRHEEGAEEAILGRLGRARAVMDRFDREMADSSERIAGQALS; this comes from the coding sequence ATGAAGGGGCTGACCGCGATCATCCCGGCCGCGGGGCTGTCCTCGCGCGTGGGCAGGTTCAAGCCGCTCCTGCCCCTTGACGGCGGCACGGTCCTGTCGCGTTGCGTTCGGCTGTTCAGGACGTGCGGCGTGGAGCGGGTCGTGGTGGTCACGGGCAAGCGCGCCGACGAGGTGGCCGCCTGCGCCATGGAGGCCGGGGCCGAGGCCGTGCACAACGCGGCCTTCGAGCAGGGCATGTATTCCTCGGTCCTGACCGGGGTGCGCGCCCTCGAGCCGGACGTGGACGCCTTTTTCATGCTTCCGGCGGACATCCCCCTGGTGCGGCCCGAGACCGTGACGCGGCTCATGGACGCCTACTCGCGCACGCGATCCACCGTGCTCTACCCCCGGTTCGCCGGGAAGCGCGGCCACCCGCCGATCATCGCCGCCGAGGTCGTCCCGGACATCCTCGCCCATGACGGGAGCGGGGGGCTGCGGACCGTGCTGAGCCGGTTCGAGGCGGGAGCGCGCGACCTGGACGTGGCAGATTTCGGAATCTCGTACGACCTGGACCATCTCGAGGACTACGAGATGGCCTTGGCCGTGGCCGGGATAGGCTATCCCCTCGCGGACGAGTGCCGCGAACTGTTCCGGTTGCAGGGGGTTTCGGACCACATCCGGAACCACTGCCGGGCCGTGGCCGCCGTGGCCTCGGCCCTGTGCGAACGGTTGAACGGCCGTCTGGACGAGCGCCGGGCCGCCGGGACCCGCGTGGTCCGGCTGGATCCCGGCCTGGTCCTGGGCGCGGCCCTGACCCACGACATCGGCAAGGGCACCAAGCGGCACGAGGCCGCCGGGGCCGAACTGCTCCGCGCCCACGGTTTTCCCGCCGCGGCCGACGTCGTGGGCGCCCATTTCGACGTGGCCCTGGCCGACGACGCGCCGATCACCGAGAAGGAGGTCGTCTTCCTGGCCGACAAGCTGGTCCGCTGCCACGGGCCGGTCCCGCTGGCGGACCGCTACATGGAGAAGGTGGCCATGTACCGGCACGAGGAGGGCGCGGAGGAGGCCATCCTGGGACGGCTCGGCCGGGCCAGGGCGGTCATGGACCGCTTCGACCGCGAGATGGCCGATTCGTCCGAACGCATCGCCGGGCAGGCCCTGTCGTGA